A section of the Cuniculiplasma divulgatum genome encodes:
- a CDS encoding 2,3-bisphosphoglycerate-independent phosphoglycerate mutase, producing MKNIMLIVLDGLGDRPNQILSGKTALQAAFRPNLNRLMREGQGGLMTPIAPGIRAGSDTSHLSLLGYDPEKFYSGRGPFEAMGLGLEVRPGDVAFRANFGTSDSKGIVTDRRAGRSAEGTSLLAKSLNMEIDGVRFFVKEGVEHRAALVMRGQGLSDKITDSDPHETGKPVNRVVPVFPEGEFTADVLNRYLDTARKILRDHEANEKRIKSGKPVANELLLRGPGKAPDLRDFREMHGMKGAVVAGIPMITGIGGLLGMHTLKPQGSTGTLDSDFTLKLLAAADLTKKYDYVLVNVKATDVAGHDGDAIAKRDAIERIDRAIGEMMENVDQDLVIAVTGDHATPCSLKDHSGDPVPVLFRSRGALTDRSQFFDELSASAGMWRIRSIDVMNILKELADRSEKYGA from the coding sequence ATGAAGAATATCATGCTTATTGTGCTTGATGGCCTGGGAGACAGACCAAACCAGATACTTTCGGGTAAAACCGCCCTTCAGGCTGCTTTCCGCCCAAACCTGAATCGCCTTATGCGGGAAGGGCAGGGCGGACTGATGACACCCATTGCTCCCGGGATCAGGGCTGGATCGGATACGTCACACCTGTCACTTCTTGGTTATGACCCGGAGAAATTCTATTCCGGACGTGGCCCCTTTGAGGCTATGGGTCTTGGCCTGGAAGTCAGGCCAGGGGATGTTGCCTTCAGGGCAAATTTTGGAACTTCTGACAGCAAAGGCATTGTGACAGACCGCAGAGCGGGGCGTTCAGCTGAAGGGACATCCCTTCTGGCAAAGTCACTGAACATGGAGATCGACGGTGTCAGATTCTTCGTGAAGGAGGGAGTTGAGCACAGGGCAGCTCTTGTGATGAGAGGCCAGGGGCTTTCTGACAAAATAACAGATTCTGACCCACACGAAACGGGCAAACCGGTTAACAGAGTTGTGCCAGTTTTTCCTGAAGGGGAATTTACAGCAGACGTACTGAACAGATATCTGGACACAGCAAGGAAAATCCTCAGGGATCACGAAGCCAATGAAAAACGGATAAAAAGTGGAAAGCCGGTTGCAAATGAACTCCTTCTGAGAGGCCCTGGAAAGGCCCCTGATCTCAGGGATTTCAGGGAAATGCATGGAATGAAGGGTGCAGTGGTAGCAGGTATCCCCATGATAACGGGAATTGGAGGTCTCCTGGGTATGCACACTCTCAAACCACAAGGTTCAACTGGGACCCTTGACAGCGACTTCACCTTAAAGCTTCTGGCTGCGGCCGACCTCACTAAGAAGTATGATTACGTCCTGGTAAACGTAAAGGCAACCGATGTGGCAGGTCACGACGGCGATGCCATTGCAAAGAGGGATGCCATTGAACGGATTGACCGGGCAATTGGAGAAATGATGGAGAATGTTGACCAGGATCTGGTAATAGCCGTAACTGGGGACCACGCCACGCCGTGCTCGCTCAAGGATCATTCCGGAGACCCTGTGCCTGTCCTCTTCAGGTCCAGGGGAGCTCTCACGGACAGATCACAGTTCTTTGATGAGCTCTCGGCTTCAGCCGGCATGTGGCGCATAAGAAGTATTGATGTCATGAACATACTGAAAGAGCTGGCAGACCGGTCTGAAAAGTATGGTGCCTGA
- a CDS encoding adenosylhomocysteinase: MEKESKGYLRLSWARERMDVMSAIRKRFTEEKPLKGVKIAMALHVEAKTGVFALLLKEGGATIRMASCNPLSSDDSVVESLKDDFGMEVYARKGESEKEYYEYLNRALDIKPQIIIDDGGDLTKIVHTERKDLQEHIIGGNEETTTGVVRLFAMQKQSALKFPMFDVNDAQMKHLFDNRYGTGQSTLDGIMNATNVLIAGKRLVVAGYGWCGRGIAMRMKGMGALVTVTEIDPVKAVEAAMDGFDVRTMNSAIRDADMVVTATGMKNVVSYDDLLVAKKNIILANSGHFNNELPVNLLESKSLSRKPVRENVVKYRLENGNEVNVIADGRLVNLAAGQGHPVEIMDMSFALQALTAEYLAKHHGELENRVYPVPKEIDSDVARIKLDSLGLKVDKLTPEQLDYANEWMEGT, encoded by the coding sequence ATGGAAAAAGAAAGCAAAGGCTATTTAAGGCTCAGCTGGGCCAGGGAAAGAATGGACGTAATGTCCGCCATCAGGAAGAGATTCACTGAAGAAAAACCACTAAAGGGAGTGAAAATTGCAATGGCTCTTCACGTGGAGGCCAAGACCGGCGTTTTTGCACTCCTGCTTAAGGAAGGTGGGGCCACCATAAGGATGGCTTCGTGCAATCCACTCAGTTCCGATGACAGTGTTGTAGAGTCCCTGAAGGATGACTTTGGAATGGAAGTTTATGCCAGAAAGGGGGAAAGCGAGAAGGAATATTATGAATACCTTAACAGGGCACTTGACATTAAACCACAGATCATAATCGATGACGGCGGCGATCTCACAAAGATTGTTCATACCGAACGTAAGGATCTTCAGGAGCACATAATCGGAGGAAATGAGGAAACCACAACAGGCGTGGTAAGGCTATTTGCCATGCAGAAGCAGAGTGCGCTTAAATTTCCCATGTTTGACGTGAACGATGCCCAGATGAAACATCTCTTTGATAACAGGTACGGGACAGGACAGAGCACGCTTGATGGCATAATGAATGCCACAAATGTGCTCATAGCCGGTAAACGCCTTGTTGTGGCGGGCTATGGGTGGTGCGGAAGAGGCATAGCGATGAGAATGAAAGGCATGGGGGCCCTTGTTACCGTTACTGAAATTGATCCTGTTAAGGCCGTTGAGGCTGCAATGGATGGATTTGATGTCAGGACAATGAATTCCGCAATCAGGGACGCAGACATGGTTGTGACGGCTACCGGCATGAAAAATGTTGTTTCGTATGATGATCTCCTCGTTGCGAAGAAGAACATTATACTGGCAAATTCAGGGCATTTCAACAATGAGCTTCCTGTTAATCTGCTGGAATCTAAATCACTTTCCAGAAAACCCGTAAGGGAGAATGTGGTGAAGTACAGGTTGGAAAACGGGAATGAAGTCAATGTCATAGCTGACGGCAGACTTGTGAATCTGGCCGCGGGGCAGGGGCATCCCGTTGAGATCATGGATATGAGTTTCGCACTTCAGGCCCTTACTGCTGAGTATCTTGCAAAACATCATGGAGAGCTTGAGAACCGTGTATATCCAGTACCAAAAGAGATAGACAGCGATGTTGCCCGGATAAAACTTGATTCACTTGGTCTCAAGGTGGATAAACTGACGCCTGAACAGCTTGACTACGCAAATGAGTGGATGGAAGGAACTTAA
- a CDS encoding dihydrofolate reductase family protein, translating to MDRPRVIINVAQSLNGMIAGPGGRRVAISSAHDRERVLEIRSRVDAVIVGANTVVNDNPRLNLEGYASNHNSGPIRVVLDGSLKIPDNSHILDGTSKTVVFTWNPHRELKGADLIRMSRDHLTVNEILGKLWSMGIRNVLVEGGKQVIHEFIDAGAVDEFHIFVGNILIEGGGMILFDPPEDISGVASDIRIMQGGLLISLDPHSLMIAWKKKAKAI from the coding sequence ATGGATAGGCCCAGAGTAATAATCAATGTCGCACAGAGCCTTAACGGAATGATTGCCGGTCCTGGCGGCAGGAGAGTTGCCATCTCATCAGCACATGACCGGGAAAGGGTACTCGAAATAAGATCAAGGGTGGATGCAGTGATTGTGGGAGCAAACACTGTCGTGAATGATAACCCTCGCCTGAATCTGGAAGGTTATGCATCCAATCATAACTCCGGCCCCATTAGGGTGGTACTGGATGGATCGCTCAAGATACCTGATAACTCACACATCCTTGATGGGACGTCCAAAACCGTGGTGTTTACCTGGAATCCTCATAGAGAACTGAAGGGAGCAGACCTCATAAGAATGAGCAGGGACCATCTTACTGTCAATGAAATCCTTGGTAAGTTATGGTCGATGGGCATAAGAAATGTTCTTGTGGAAGGCGGGAAGCAGGTGATCCATGAGTTTATTGATGCTGGTGCAGTTGACGAATTCCATATCTTTGTGGGGAATATCCTCATAGAAGGAGGAGGGATGATTCTTTTTGACCCCCCAGAGGATATTTCCGGAGTTGCCAGTGATATCCGGATCATGCAGGGTGGATTACTTATAAGCCTTGATCCGCATTCCTTAATGATAGCATGGAAAAAGAAAGCAAAGGCTATTTAA
- a CDS encoding DEAD/DEAH box helicase — protein MRLSDLGMPQKFLDMFEGKDLKLYDHQEEAIQKFLEGNSVIVSVPTASGKSLIAYVAIYREFQKRHRSLYIVPLRALASEKFDDLKKLRDLGVRVGISVGDYDESPDFIRKYDVIVCTSEKADSLFHHDPSALLEISLVVADELHLVGDESRGPRLETFLSAMRFINPDARILGLSATITNIEQVAQWLDSTSVVSDFRPVPLRGGIIKGRSIEYLDGETVEFHGKDEIVKICEYFISQGGQLLIFVNSRKRSEDLAKKISLSIDRKIVGEPEISYIPAESDRYEDLLTRMLPLGVCFHHAGLSNSQRSSIEGFFKEGKVKVLVATPTLAAGVNLPARTVIIRDITRFSDGMVGYISSTEVHQMLGRAGRPRYDTVGYGLIYASTENAYDHAIDYLNSEPEPLESSLDKESLIRFNVMALISTGLCSSLDGIIRFYRTTLLGLQQEIEKFSKQFSRTLSFLGNNGFITEKEGRYAATKLGKAASDLYIDPMSAVILKKYLDSGEIDDVRSMVNICLTPEVMPLIARSDDLEEIEYFIRKNEIDVSQFPEDYAGRIKTAMVLLDWISESSMERIEEKYNIGPGDVQAKVSSAQWISYSLARLASLYLPEKRRYFEILNVRITEGIREEIWEIISIPNIGRVRGRRLYNAGFKSLEQVAGASVESLSKIVGFSDKLASDTIAHAQSIISRRRA, from the coding sequence ATGAGACTTTCAGATCTTGGCATGCCGCAGAAGTTTCTTGATATGTTCGAAGGAAAAGATCTGAAGCTCTATGATCATCAGGAAGAAGCAATTCAGAAATTCCTGGAGGGAAACAGTGTAATAGTTTCTGTGCCAACTGCTTCGGGAAAGAGCCTGATTGCATACGTGGCAATATACAGGGAATTCCAGAAGAGGCACAGGTCTCTTTATATAGTACCTCTTAGGGCTCTGGCTTCAGAGAAATTTGACGATCTTAAGAAACTGAGGGATCTTGGCGTCAGGGTGGGGATTTCGGTTGGGGACTATGACGAATCACCTGATTTCATAAGGAAATATGATGTGATTGTATGCACATCAGAGAAAGCAGATTCCCTCTTTCACCACGATCCGTCTGCACTTCTTGAAATATCACTGGTTGTTGCAGATGAGCTGCACCTGGTGGGTGACGAAAGCCGTGGGCCGAGGCTAGAGACATTTCTTTCCGCAATGAGATTTATCAATCCGGATGCAAGAATCCTTGGATTATCAGCCACAATAACCAACATAGAGCAGGTTGCACAGTGGCTTGACTCCACCAGCGTAGTCAGTGATTTCAGGCCGGTTCCGCTCAGGGGTGGCATAATTAAGGGGAGAAGCATAGAATATCTTGACGGTGAAACCGTTGAATTCCATGGGAAAGACGAGATTGTAAAAATATGCGAGTACTTCATTTCGCAGGGAGGGCAGCTTCTCATATTCGTAAACTCTCGGAAAAGATCTGAGGACCTTGCAAAGAAGATATCGCTTTCCATCGACAGGAAAATTGTGGGAGAGCCAGAAATCTCTTACATTCCTGCAGAGAGCGACCGCTATGAGGATCTGCTTACCAGAATGCTGCCGCTGGGTGTATGTTTTCATCATGCAGGCCTTTCCAACAGCCAGAGAAGTTCAATAGAAGGCTTCTTCAAGGAAGGTAAGGTGAAGGTTCTGGTTGCAACACCAACCCTTGCTGCAGGAGTCAACCTTCCGGCGAGAACAGTAATTATCCGGGATATCACACGATTTTCCGACGGGATGGTGGGATATATCTCTTCGACCGAGGTGCACCAGATGCTGGGCAGGGCAGGACGGCCAAGGTATGACACTGTAGGCTATGGCCTTATTTACGCTTCCACAGAGAATGCATACGATCACGCCATTGATTACCTGAATAGCGAACCTGAGCCTCTGGAATCTTCTCTGGACAAAGAATCCCTAATACGGTTCAACGTGATGGCGCTCATCAGCACAGGACTGTGTAGCAGCCTAGATGGCATCATTCGCTTCTATAGAACAACTTTGCTTGGCCTGCAGCAGGAAATTGAAAAGTTCTCCAAGCAATTCAGCAGGACACTGTCATTCCTTGGTAACAACGGATTCATAACGGAGAAGGAGGGGAGATATGCGGCAACCAAACTTGGCAAGGCTGCCAGCGACCTGTATATTGATCCGATGTCCGCAGTGATCCTGAAAAAGTATCTTGATTCCGGCGAAATTGACGATGTCAGGTCCATGGTGAACATCTGCCTTACTCCGGAGGTGATGCCTCTCATTGCCCGGTCTGATGATCTTGAGGAGATTGAGTACTTTATCAGGAAGAATGAAATCGACGTATCACAGTTCCCGGAAGATTACGCGGGAAGGATCAAAACAGCAATGGTACTTCTTGACTGGATCAGTGAATCTTCCATGGAAAGGATTGAGGAGAAATATAATATCGGCCCAGGCGACGTGCAGGCAAAGGTCAGCAGCGCACAGTGGATTTCATATAGCCTCGCAAGGCTTGCTTCCCTCTATCTGCCGGAAAAGAGGCGTTATTTTGAGATCCTGAATGTAAGGATTACTGAAGGGATCAGGGAAGAAATCTGGGAGATCATCTCGATTCCCAACATCGGCAGAGTTCGTGGTCGCAGGTTGTACAATGCAGGGTTCAAATCTCTTGAACAGGTCGCAGGCGCCTCCGTGGAGTCCCTCTCAAAAATTGTCGGCTTCTCAGATAAACTTGCCTCGGACACAATTGCCCATGCCCAGTCAATAATCTCAAGGAGAAGGGCATGA
- a CDS encoding class I SAM-dependent methyltransferase family protein: MIDHLKVPREMAQSAIERVRKLGVVDNSFSIQNDAEYVLIPLISGAVPEMEYPIVKVQGRPSKRKYQPMDTHGAFDVIGHIAITKIRNREKALSLAQSLIKANRNISTVYLDTGIQGEYRIRDLELLAGTDNPVALYRENGVAMTMDVRKVYFSPRLATERMLVSKDVRDDEEILDMFAGIGPFSLSIARWHNCTIHAIDSNPDAVFYMQQSIQLNRLAGRVIPHNADVEVALSELNGFHRIIMNLPHDSFRYLDVALEHLKQGGILHYYEILNIEKLEERMEELRSRNMDLLQKRVVHGYSSRESMFALWLRKA, from the coding sequence ATGATTGACCATCTGAAGGTTCCAAGGGAGATGGCGCAGAGCGCAATTGAGAGGGTTCGGAAGCTCGGCGTGGTGGATAACAGCTTCTCCATACAGAATGATGCTGAATACGTCCTGATACCCCTGATTTCTGGTGCAGTACCGGAAATGGAATACCCTATAGTCAAAGTCCAGGGCAGGCCCTCTAAGAGGAAATACCAGCCCATGGATACCCATGGTGCATTTGACGTCATTGGGCACATTGCCATAACAAAAATAAGGAATCGTGAGAAAGCACTATCTCTGGCACAGAGCCTCATAAAAGCAAACAGAAACATAAGCACTGTGTACCTGGACACCGGTATTCAGGGGGAATACAGGATCAGGGATCTTGAACTTCTGGCCGGAACAGACAATCCGGTTGCGCTTTACCGTGAAAACGGTGTGGCAATGACGATGGACGTCAGGAAAGTGTATTTTTCACCAAGGTTGGCAACAGAGAGAATGCTGGTTTCAAAGGACGTAAGGGACGACGAGGAAATACTGGACATGTTTGCCGGCATAGGTCCATTTTCACTGAGCATTGCCAGATGGCATAATTGTACCATCCATGCTATCGACAGCAATCCTGATGCAGTATTTTACATGCAGCAGAGCATACAGCTCAACCGGCTAGCAGGAAGAGTGATTCCGCACAACGCAGATGTTGAGGTAGCGCTATCTGAGCTGAACGGATTTCACAGGATAATAATGAATCTTCCCCATGATTCATTCAGGTACCTTGATGTTGCTCTTGAACATCTAAAGCAAGGCGGAATTCTTCATTATTATGAGATACTTAATATTGAAAAGCTTGAGGAGCGTATGGAGGAACTGAGGTCAAGAAACATGGATCTTCTGCAGAAGAGGGTTGTGCATGGCTACTCATCCAGGGAAAGCATGTTTGCCCTCTGGCTTCGTAAAGCATAG
- the uppS gene encoding polyprenyl diphosphate synthase, giving the protein MGIADHIGNLTSEVYEKVLLDEVKGGTVPNHIGIITDGNRRYARSLGLSENEGHVKGKQKLEEVLEWCMEVGVKIVTVYGFSTENFQRDRKEVDFLFHLINDALLDLLDDQRIYKNRIRVRIIGEKSRLPAFLTDTIALVERTTNGFDDFKFNLAIGYGGREEIISAIKRMYNEIQAGKFSIDDVTEARFREYLYDRELPDPDLIFRTSGEERISNFLLWQSAYSELYFSDVNWPDLKKGDFLKAIISYQKRKRRYGV; this is encoded by the coding sequence ATGGGAATTGCTGACCATATTGGGAACCTGACCTCTGAGGTTTACGAGAAAGTTCTCCTAGATGAAGTTAAGGGCGGAACCGTTCCCAACCATATAGGCATAATTACCGATGGCAACAGAAGGTACGCAAGGAGCCTCGGGCTTTCCGAGAATGAAGGCCATGTGAAGGGAAAGCAGAAACTGGAGGAAGTCCTTGAGTGGTGCATGGAGGTTGGCGTGAAGATTGTAACCGTCTACGGTTTTTCAACAGAAAATTTTCAGCGGGATAGGAAGGAGGTGGATTTCCTGTTTCATCTTATAAATGACGCTCTTCTTGATCTCCTCGATGATCAGAGGATTTACAAGAACAGGATCAGGGTAAGAATCATAGGTGAGAAATCCCGCCTTCCCGCATTTCTTACGGACACAATAGCGCTGGTTGAGAGGACAACCAACGGGTTTGACGATTTCAAATTCAATCTGGCAATAGGATACGGTGGAAGGGAGGAAATCATCAGTGCCATCAAGAGGATGTATAATGAGATCCAGGCTGGAAAATTCAGCATAGATGACGTTACAGAGGCCAGGTTCCGTGAATATCTGTACGACAGGGAACTGCCGGATCCAGACCTGATTTTCAGGACCAGTGGAGAGGAGAGGATTTCCAATTTCCTCCTCTGGCAGTCTGCATACTCTGAGTTATATTTTTCTGACGTGAACTGGCCGGACCTGAAGAAGGGTGATTTTCTGAAGGCTATAATTTCCTACCAGAAGAGGAAAAGAAGATACGGTGTCTGA